Part of the Priestia aryabhattai genome, TGAGGAAGTTACCAATCAATTTAGGCATTTGACCGATGTAGATTTTAAAATTAATTCTCAAGTGAATAACCACCATGAAGAAAGTTTTGAAATTAATTGTTTGAAAATACAAAATTTAGGCTGGAAGCCGCGTATATCTTTAGAATCGTCATTAAGTGATATCGTTACGTTTTACCGTAATAATGTAATGAATACAAGCTGAGTAAACGTATAAGTAGTAAACAAAATCTTCAAATAGAAGAGGGGATGTTATGAGAGATGTAGGAATCGTTATGCCTGTATACAAACAAGATCCTGATTATCTAGAACTGGCATTAAGATCAGTTCTAGAACAAACATATAGGCAGTACCATTTCATTATTGTATCAGACGGCGCTCCAGAAGAAACAAATAATGTGATTAAAAAGGTAGTAGGAGAAGACCCACGAGTGCATATTATCTTAAAAGAAAAGAATGAGGGAGTAGCTAAAACTCTAAATATTGGTTTTAATTATTTAATGGATATTAAAGAAGTAAGGTATTTCACATGGGTTTCCAGTGATAATTACTACTTTCCAAATTTCATAGAAAAATTAAGAGACGCATTAGAAGATTCTCCTAGTAATGTGGGGTTATCATTTAGTAGTTTTGTACATGTGGATTCAAATCGGGTTCCATTAGAAGGACCTGAGTACAAAGATTTTCATAAATATCAAGATCAGCCTAAAGAAAATTTACTCGATACATGTTTTATTGGTGTAGCCTTTATGTATAAAAAACAGATGGCTGCAATGATTGAAGGATATCGATTGGAGCCCATAGAGGATTATGACTATTGGGTACGTTTAACAGAACATTGTGAAATTGTCTATGTACCTTACGTATTAATGGAATACCGAACTAATTCTCCCCAGAGTATATCTGCACAATTAAAAAATTCAAAATTGAGGCATAGACAATGGAGATACGCTTTTAATTTGGCAAAACAAGAAGCAAGAAATCGAAGAGGTATTCCATTTGAATTAACCGTAATTTACCCCGTGAAAGATGGTTCAGAACAAACAATTGAAAAATTAGAAGAATTATTTGAACAATATTTTAGCAATTATAAAGTAATTATTGTGGATACAAGTTCAAATAAATCTGGAATTAATATTCTTCAACATATTGAAGATCCACGAGTGAAGTTTTTGGAGGCTCCAGGTGTAACTGAAAGGGAGGCAATTCTTATAGGAATGGAGGAAGCTGATACCCCATTTACAATAATTTATGGAAAAGGGAATTTTCCTTCAACAACTTATATCTTACAGAGTGCAATGTTATACCTAACTCAATTAATAAAAAAGAAAAATGAACACCAGATCGTTGCTATAGTAGATAATTTTAATGGACAAATTACAAGTCGGGGAAGAGTTTCAGAAGACCCGGTTTTTGGAGACATCTATTTTACTGAAAAACTAAGAAACATCTTAAAATTAAATAAAGGTTAGATATATTTAAGGGCTATCGATTAAGATTTATAGATTACTAAGAAACTCTAAAAACTTTTTAAATAGGAAGCAAGGTGAGTATTTTTGCCTAAAATTTTAGTTAATTCAGTACCCAAAAGTGGCACAAACTTATTAATGCAAATTATAAAGGGAATTCCGGGAATATATAATGAGCAACATATTTCTTATGATGGACACCGTTTTCGAGAAATACTAGACATAAAACCAAACCAAGTGGTCAGTGCTCATACTCCTTATAATTTATCATTTTCAAAAGAATTAAAAAAGCATGATATCAAGCAAGTTTTTATTTATCGGGATTTAAGAGATGTTTCTGTTTCACTTGTACATTTTATTAATAATAAATTGCCTGAGCACCCTTTGTTTCCAGTCTTCAGAA contains:
- a CDS encoding glycosyltransferase; the encoded protein is MRDVGIVMPVYKQDPDYLELALRSVLEQTYRQYHFIIVSDGAPEETNNVIKKVVGEDPRVHIILKEKNEGVAKTLNIGFNYLMDIKEVRYFTWVSSDNYYFPNFIEKLRDALEDSPSNVGLSFSSFVHVDSNRVPLEGPEYKDFHKYQDQPKENLLDTCFIGVAFMYKKQMAAMIEGYRLEPIEDYDYWVRLTEHCEIVYVPYVLMEYRTNSPQSISAQLKNSKLRHRQWRYAFNLAKQEARNRRGIPFELTVIYPVKDGSEQTIEKLEELFEQYFSNYKVIIVDTSSNKSGINILQHIEDPRVKFLEAPGVTEREAILIGMEEADTPFTIIYGKGNFPSTTYILQSAMLYLTQLIKKKNEHQIVAIVDNFNGQITSRGRVSEDPVFGDIYFTEKLRNILKLNKG